The following is a genomic window from Nilaparvata lugens isolate BPH unplaced genomic scaffold, ASM1435652v1 scaffold8237, whole genome shotgun sequence.
AAAACACaattaaaataatcaagtacCCTTTACAACTCTTCAAGTGTAAATAAAACTTACTTCAACTTTTCTTTaccacttgaaaatggctcttgaagagttaAAACTAGTAGTATTGCAACTATATAAAGGGTACGGTAGGTacttaataattttctattgtgttttaataatttgatggTATGGGAAAAAATGTATGTTGTGGTATTTTTAGATAATAAAAAGCATGAGAAATCGATGTTATCAATACCGTACTCAGTATAGTGTTTTTGAACAAGTACactggtattgacaacatcaaagtCTCATtcgtagaatagaatagaatgacttttatTTGGTAGACATTACTGATCAATCTTCACCACGTCATCAAataaaagtcattctattctaaaacGCTCTAGCAAATAGTTATAAAATCAGTGGAAATAATAGGATGACAAGGTtgccaattttcttttttcaccACCTTCGATagtattatttgtatattttttgatctctaaggctcaactcacacttacgcgactcaggtcgagaagagactagactgtagtcgagagcatgtgtttccaaatggtgacactcagaccagtcgattctagtctccgcgactgtcaccatttgaaaacacatgctctcgactagagtcgagtctcttctcgacctgagtcgcgttagtgtgagttgagccttaaatGGCCATGTACTGAAAAGACGATGTTGATTCATCTCTTCAATAACGTTGTgtttcaattctttgaatacTGATGATGTAAATTTAAAATGTACCTTTCTTCTATGTCAATAAATTACAGGTGATAATTCTACCAACCATATCAACAGTTTTTGTTTATATATCATTATGTagttacaatatattattatgctaTCCTTTTTTAGTAAAACTCAGCGATCTGTGCTGTTTAGAATTGcaactaacgacaggacaagtgtgttgaacacaTGTGTACACACATAGGCCTTCTAGTCAtgcatgttgtgtcatcagcgatAGGCTtcgatcaaaaaacagctgtttgacagaagcttctaacataaaataaaccaTTGGAAAATTACACATTATAATTAccgtactcaaaaataatctaacctcaaatagagcagtgGAGaagaaataaacaacaaaaaatcgaagatacaaaGACCTTACCTCAAAAAATTTCGTTCAAAGCCTTTTGCTGTCTTGATACAACAATGTATGTCGACACATGTTCAACAAACTTGTCCTGCCGTTAGTGGCCATTCAGCAAAGACAGCTaagttttaccatagagaaagaaAGCATATTTATGCCAtcatttctctatggttttaaaAGGACAGCCGATTGTCTCACGAAAAGTGTAACAGCCGAACAccatagattataatattgaaatctgtaatgaaaaatgttcagtaaaattttcctatatatcgaccttagttttcatgattattaatttttcgatatttttgaaaaactaattCAAAGTAATTCTTgtgatttttcgatatttttgaaaaactaattCAAGATAATTCTAGTTCAaagataattcaaaataatttcaagataattgatttttcgaTATATTTGAAAAGCGTCAATAACTATAAAACTATCAGCCAAAATCTAATTCCAACGATATAGttggaaagaaaaagaaatgtCCAATCAGATTTATATTATTTGCTACTTCAtatgatgtttttgaacattttatgaGCATTagaattgtttgaaatttaGCTTTGAACTAGACGAATGTTCGTTTCTCAACTTTGAGCGCTCATTGAATGTTCAAAAACGGAACAAATATTATATCAATCTCATTGCAAATGTCTTCCTTTCTCCAAACAAATCGAATTAGAATTGAATATTGACTGATAGTGCTCTAGTTATTGACATTTTTCGAAAAATCTAAATACCTCGAAAATTAAGGTCGATATCAGAAAATTTTaatggacattttttgttgtaaatttcaacacctttcgtgggacactttGTATATGGTAGTGTCCACCCTAAGGAACTgtaaaatttgttttattaccTGGAGCTACCTCTTCCACGCCCACGTGCACCCCGTCCACCCCGTGCACCCCGTCCACCCCGTCCACGCCTGCGACGTGAGTGTAGGAGAGTTCGACGTGACCGACGGCGACGGCGGCCGCGAGAGCGACCCCGATGCTGCACTGACGGGGCATCATCTGCAGCTGGTGCTGCACCAGGAGCTTCTACTTCCATTTCAGCTGCTTGTACTGGAATGTCTATTCCACCATCTCCTTCGGGTACCTCCTGATCCATTTCTGCAATTAAAATACACAGTAATGATTAAACAGTTTTcatcaattgaattttttcattcataatcttttataattttctttattttattttctctatagAATTATAACTTTTGTGTTTCATCTTATGGgttcaaattaaaataaaagaaattaaCAACCCATCAAATTATAGGGACAAGCTACGGTATAAGAAgagttttttcaggcgtttaaGCAGACGAATCGGCAGAGCagaaagctctctgattggctgattcccgaacgccaaacccaatcagctgattatcagCCAATGggagagctttctgccctgTGCAAAAAAGCCTCAAAACGCTTAATGTCGCTTGGCCCCAACGATAGTACCCGGTGCAGGAGTGACCGATCGTTAGCCCCTAACTGCGTGAAAACTGATAACTTTGTAATTTCCCTTTCCATCGGTAGATAGATAAAATTTTTTACATCCCAAAAAAATCTTTACTTATATATAATAAGACAGATGATGAGCTGCCTCCCAAAGGCAGAGTATTAAGATtgttcatctatataataagagagagtagggttgtgtttgttcgtgtgttcgcatcaaaacatgtcaacttgtggattgcataccggaaaaacaggAATAACTTAGATCTCCAAATTATGCAcaaagattctaaaaatatcaatctcgtttTAGATAAGTACTTCAATGAATAGCAATTCTTAGAAATGGATCCATCATTTAGAATAGCGCGTATCCTTGTAGTAGAACTACATACTGCAAGTCTGCAACCGATTCGAAGAAAGCAAAACGATATTTCTGCTGTATGGTGTAAGTCTCCAGTATGAAACTGATACTAACTTGTGAAATCACATAGAACCTTTTCAGATAACCAACTATAGTGAGaatcacgttataatggcataggagaaaaacgttgcagatcctctgtcttgtcaatgccttctatagacggtagctgatacaggtttattaatttaatattagcTGTTCTTTCTCGTTCAAattaatcaattctattttattaagctagaaattatatttttcaataattttataatgatttttcaacataattgaaatgaaatattctgttaattattaattctaaattgttaaaagacgatctggcaacagagcaaagcgagaaagagatagcgctatccgttttgttgaatgatagacaagaatagcaataccattgctaaccaaacactgccattataacgtggacctcactagagtgACGTTCATgtaaattatgattatagtatttggattaacattggtgttgaaattcttgtctataattcgacaaagcagacagcGTTATCCTTATCTAGCTCTGCAACTTGCCAGGTCGTTTTAACAATGTATGAgtgattatatttatacattgtaactaacaagatatttaatctcaataaattatgaaaatgtattattcaatcattgaagaatGATACATTTTGTAAGGGTGGAGCGGCGAAAGTAGAGGGTAGCGGAGAAGGTAGCTAAGTGATGTGTCAAAACACTGTGAAGAGGCAGATGCAAGATTGACTATATA
Proteins encoded in this region:
- the LOC111052618 gene encoding uncharacterized protein LOC111052618; its protein translation is MDQEVPEGDGGIDIPVQAAEMEVEAPGAAPAADDAPSVQHRGRSRGRRRRRSRRTLLHSRRRRGRGGRGARGGRGARGRGRGSSRRARSESPIDPFIPVMEGIPNPLADHAAMVRAEIELAAVRESSNPHGDGPSPLPSEDED